The window TTGGGTGAGGAAGTGCAAGCAGTGGTAGAGGTGCTCCCAGTCATGGCGGGATCTCTCCTTGCCATGGAGGTAATGAGGACCTTCCAGCCCCATTCTCAGGTGGTTGATGCAATGCAGTTGGTGCGTGACAGAGAGCATCGCGGGGAACGAGTTGGGATCTCCTGGCATATGAGTTATCTTGGCCGGGTCTTGGCCGAGCTTCCGCACATCATCTGCACTAATAGTTATTGTAGACAATTTTGAAAGCTCGTGCCATGCCTCCTCGGTTGCATTATTCGGCCGCTGGCGAAGGACATCGTCGCTGAGCAGTTCGTTCTTATGAAAGACTTTCTCAAAGGAAAAGGTATACCGATCAAAGACGGGTGCTAGGTATCAGTTAGCAACAGGTGCGCTGACTTTTGCCTGGACAAGTCCATGCGtgtaaagaaaaagtcaCAACTTACAATATCCTGATGCCTTTGACAACAATGAGTTTGTGTTTATGTTATCCAGAAGCGACTGTTGCTGTGCAGAGCGCTGGGTTGAATAGAGTACAAGTACTGCTCCTACGAGTATGACCAGTAGGATagagttgatggcgatgagcaTAATGCTGCACCAAACAAGTCTGGATTGGCGAGTCTGTTTAATCGACATTGGCATGAGAGTTTCAGTTGAAGAtgcgtcgtcgtcatcctgCTTAGCCAGAGCGGCATAAGCCGTGGAACGCGCAAACGACGGCATGACGGTTTACCGCCACAGGAAACTGGAGTTTGGAAATTGGGAAGAGAGAATTAAGTGAAAGCCATTTGCATCTCGAAAGAACTTGAGGAAGCGAAAATTATCGGCCAAATAACTACCGAATAAAATAGTAGTAGCCTCCTTGGTGATTTCTGAGGATCTTATGATGGGGCTCTTGGCCTCATGTTCGAGCTTCAAAAGTCCCATAAGATCATAACCCTGTACTAGGTATGCTCCATTCGCGCCACTTGAGTGGAGGCTCGTTGTATAGCCTCTGTTTATATACTAATGATGACCGTTTATAGATTGGGGGTCTTATCATGCGGTATAGTTAATCCCGAGACTACACACGGTATATATCCAAGCCGAGGGCTGCCAGAGACAGTGTATCACACTTTTGTGCCGTCAAACCGTGGTCTCTGTGGCCGCATATCTTGCTAGTAGATTAATATACATATGTATGTCAGATGGAAGCGATGCATTCCCCGTTTCCATGTATCAAGTCCCGCCGTGGTGGAGACGCCGTGACCGAATAGGTAAACGGTCTGCCTTGGATATCGGTTCACGCGGGGAAGTTTGTCATATTGAATCCAGTTACACAATCGACACTCCGCTAGTAATCACGACGATACTGGAAATGTGACGATCGCGATCTCTTACCCTGTCGATGAGCCATTTGAGAGATCCTTTTGTTGGCGTGAGTTAGACCAGATATTGCTTAGCTATAACCATGCCGAGTGTCAGCAAAGCCCACACTACATGCACATAGCTCCATTAGACCGCCAGTATAGgagctatatatatacgaAATACAGAAGTCCAGCACATCAGTCTCATCAACACAGAAGTTCCTGTTGGTATCTTGTTTGCCCCGGCCTGTCTAGCCATAACAGGCAGCTGCATTGCTTTCAACAACCTATACACATGATGAACCAATGATTTACTAAATTCCCGGCTTCAACTTTTTGTTGATCATGTCAACCGAGAGGGGTTGCCAATATTGCCCAAGAGTGTAATTCCTCCAATCCTATTCAAGAAAATTCCTTTATGAGGCAAAGCTGCTTGATAAGGCAAAGATTTGAGATATTATGGTCGACAAAAGAATAGTTCGTTACTTTATTTGGGCCGGGGGTGATCATATATAAAGCACGGTGATATCTGTACTTCCTTCTATCGTAACAAGGGACAACAGCATACTACCTTCTACTCCAGTTAATCGGACATATTGGTCATCATGAAGTTTACAGCTATTGCTGCCCCCCTGGCCTTTGCagcatttgctgctgctgcgcctgtTGGCACCAGTAAGTCGAAAAGCCCAACCAAGCACATTGTACATTGAACATTGCACGTTGCACAttcattttcctttgctCGTATTGGTGTACATCCAAAGTTTTTATATTGCTCAGAGTTCATTGTATTTTCCTACTTACGATCAAATAGGCGAGGTTCAGGCTCGCGCCGAAGCCATCGAGCCCCCCTTACCACCCTCTCATCGACAAACGAGAGGAAGCCATTATCCCTCCTGCCTATCACCCTCTGATTGACAAGCGAGCTGAAGCCGTCGAGCCACCTTACCACCCAAACATTGATAAGCGGGAGGAAGCCATTATCCCTCCTGCCTATCACCCTCTGATTGACAAGCGGGAGAAAGCTATTATTTCTCCTCCTTACCACCCTCTGATTGACAAGCGGGAGGAAGCCATTATCCCTCCTCCTTACCATCCTCTGATTGACAAGAGAGAGGAAGCTATTATTCCTCCTCCTTACCACCCTCTCATCGACAAGCGGGAGAAAGCTATTATTTCTCCTCCTTACCACCCTCTGATTGATAAGCGAGAGGAAGCTATCGAGCCTCCTTACCACCCTCTCATCGACAAGAAAATCTAAAGATCAAGTATATGGCGTGCAGAGGCTATTGTATAGGTCAATGATCTTGGCTGTagaataaaatatattatagcTAGAAACTTTAGCTATAGTTATATGAAGCTAAGATTCAAGACAGTTGGTCAAGGCTGATTCAACCGTCAGTTACAATTGTACTTTGCTCCGTGAAAGAGAATTGCGTATATATTAAAGAGAGCTGGCGCTTTCTGAATAGACACAAATAAGCAAAACCTGCCACATAGGGGCTGTTTTTAGCATAGGCGGTAAAAGccaaaaagcttttatattctCTATAGTGAAATACCGCAGGCGTTATATATTTACTGTTTACATCTCAATGTAAAAAAGCTATTCATTGCTTTGGTGTGCCCGAGATAGTGGACCTGATGCTGGTAGCTCCATGTCTTGATCTCGCTACGAGTGCCCATATTTTCTTATGAAAGCCTTTCTTTTCAAAACAGCTTAAAAGTAGTGGTAGAGGGGCTTCAAGTTGTCTTTCTGATGTACTCACAGAGTTGTCATCAACCTCTATGATGTGTACGGCTTCTTATCCAGTCATCAAGTTTTTTGGTGAACAATACCTGTATTATTCGAATTGGcatagaaaaagaaaataagatAAAGTGATACTCCAGAGCTCTGTCACTCGACCAAGGAGCTTGACGGGGAAGAAATAACTAGTGCGAAGTCCATATAGTCATCACCACAAGGCGATTTGAAGTTTTCATCCAACCTATCCATCTCGCTGGTAATAAATCATAACAACTAAAAGTCATATGCGTGAAGGTCCAGTGCTGATAGTCCACAGTTTGCGACATTCACTTCCGTAACTTCGGCATTAATGCTTAACTCATGCGCTTCGCCCGTCAAAGACAGCATATCCCTCACAGAAAGAACATAACCAGAGTCAGACCCATCGAGTGCCAGAAAATAGTTCTCCACACTATTATAACTGATTTTCCAACAAGTGAAACAGGATAGAGAACCAGTGCTCTTAATTGCAGGAATGCCAATGAATGCAACAGCGTCCCTTTGAAGCTTCCAATCCAAGTTTGGCATAAAACCAGTATTTTTTCTCCAGCATGTTACCCCATTCAAAGGGCGTAATGGGTCGTCGTAACTCTTCCTAGTTGTGACTATAAAGTGTGAGTAATAGCCTGCATAGCAATAGAATAGCCCCTTACCAGTCACGATCTTAGATGACGCCGATAGTAGGAAGGCagcaagatggaagaagcgaAGGGCAACCATGTTGAAAGTGTTTTGCCACTTTAACTGCTAGCCAGTTTGCACAAATCAGGCCAGAACGCAAAGTGGTGAGTAAATGATGGTGGAGGAATTGATCAGAAAGTTGAGAGTGGGAGAGCGGTTGTTGGTAGATGAGAAAGGGGCAGCCAGAACAAGGACCACTGGAAGTTATGGACATTGTTACACGATCATTTCACTCAAATTCGGTCTT is drawn from Trichoderma atroviride chromosome 7, complete sequence and contains these coding sequences:
- a CDS encoding uncharacterized protein (EggNog:ENOG41~TransMembrane:1 (i40-66o)); the protein is MPSFARSTAYAALAKQDDDDASSTETLMPMSIKQTRQSRLVWCSIMLIAINSILLVILVGAVLVLYSTQRSAQQQSLLDNINTNSLLSKASGYSPVFDRYTFSFEKVFHKNELLSDDVLRQRPNNATEEAWHELSKLSTITISADDVRKLGQDPAKITHMPGDPNSFPAMLSVTHQLHCINHLRMGLEGPHYLHGKERSRHDWEHLYHCLHFLTQIATCHSDVDLILWHWYENMIQPQPEFSGDFQCRNFDGLKSWVDSVGFPTEDVWYFKREGGEHDWPVDPAYLEYLRQHPEENKSDSEED
- a CDS encoding uncharacterized protein (SECRETED:SignalP(1-18)), with the protein product MKFTAIAAPLAFAAFAAAAPVGTSKSKSPTKHIARFRLAPKPSSPPYHPLIDKREEAIIPPAYHPLIDKRAEAVEPPYHPNIDKREEAIIPPAYHPLIDKREKAIISPPYHPLIDKREEAIIPPPYHPLIDKREEAIIPPPYHPLIDKREKAIISPPYHPLIDKREEAIEPPYHPLIDKKI